Proteins from one Candida orthopsilosis Co 90-125, chromosome 2 draft sequence genomic window:
- a CDS encoding Smc3 protein (protein similar to S. cerevisiae Smc3p, which is an ATPase involved in sister chromatid cohesion) — protein MHIKKITIQGFKTYKNATVVDDLSPNCNVVVGRNGSGKSNFFAAIRFVLSDAYTHMTREERQALIHDGSGTVMSAYVEIVFDNTDGRFPIAKSEILIRRTIGMKKDDYSLDGKSATRSDIMNLLESAGFSRSNPYYIVPQGRITSLTNSKDHERLTLLKEVSGATVFESKLKESVKEMNQSTLKRQRIDEALDSINEKISDLQIESDDLKEFQSLEKQKKVLEYNIFDREFNELNESISELEERHQQLMTGSQKDLNEMEQREKLCSQLQTSINELKVSLRVLSLEKEQTDLDCNQMLKHIAEKEIKVNELKAKLDTVDDKSTDLDEQIETHKLQIKQQLDLIAKDKPQLIEMQKRESELKQQLSELHSKQRALYSKQNRFSKFENKEKRDSWLTTEISKLKKQVKEKEQDVKQISNELKSKTSDGDSCLERIHKLESLLQDENHSVQITSLKNSIQSLKLKINQCVDQRKSLWRDEIRLKSVFDSVTNDFNNASDLVNRTMDRAQAQGIAAVKWIAKKLNLEKNVYGTVAELFHVNDKYKVATEVIAGTSLFHVVVDTDATAALLIEELIRTKAGRVTFVPLNRIENTSVSEYPDSQENQCLPLISKLKYNNETVGKAINQIFGKALVVNELQRGAELSRKFKLTCITLDGDRVDTKGVLSGGYRDYKTSRIDAMKLQTKKRNELTKTEAEMNKVSQEISNINQEMTNLNNELQLNIRDLDKLEGAKEPLEIELSQLKAKKFNIDEEISVLKSNLESLQSAKNILSTNLKQFEKELNSDFTQSLSKEEVGQLELYNSKLAEIERELDDVVTSALELDTRISGLENDAESLKLSMNLLIQEKQSLGDKLFLQQEYDGLNQELESLQMQLDTAQSRNDQVSENYDQIIEEVNENEKSLERANEQQIATLKNFEKFSKSATKLLNQKSIKEQTRDEVNKKIRELGMLPEEAFQPEKFDRFNSNDLVTQLNKVNDQLTKYSHINKKAMEQYNQFTKQRDELNSRKEELDESKKSIEELIANLQQQKKEAIMNSFKQVAKAFHEIFEKLVPQGVGYLELQKKSLSDTQTQTQHQNEDGEEEGEDDSIDNYTGVSISVSFNSKNDEQQKIEQLSGGQKSLCAIALIFAIQHCDPAPFYLFDEIDSNLDTQYRTSVASLIKSLSADAQFICTTFRSELLSLAGNKFYGVVFNNKVSSIVGIDKEDAMNFVEGQVNN, from the coding sequence ATGCACATCAAAAAGATAACCATACAAGGCTTTAAAACTTACAAGAATGCTACTGTCGTTGACGATTTGAGCCCCAATTGTAATGTCGTTGTTGGTAGAAATGGATCAGGTAAATCAAACTTTTTTGCTGCAATCCGATTTGTGCTTAGTGACGCGTACACACATATGACAAGAGAAGAAAGGCAAGCACTAATACACGATGGATCAGGAACTGTTATGTCCGCttatgttgaaattgtctTTGATAATACTGATGGACGTTTCCCTATTGCCAAATCTGAGATTTTAATTAGAAGAACGATTGGGATGAAGAAGGATGATTATTCATTGGATGGGAAATCAGCTACAAGATCAGATataatgaatttattgGAAAGTGCTGGATTCTCAAGGTCAAATCCGTATTATATTGTACCACAAGGAAGGATCACTAGTTTAACCAACTCAAAGGATCATGAAAGattgacattgttgaaagaggTTAGTGGTGCTACAGTTTTCGAaagcaaattgaaagagTCAGTGAAGGAGATGAACCAGTCTACTTTGAAACGACAGAGAATAGATGAGGCATTGGATAGTATAAACGAGAAAATTAGTGATTTACAGATTGAGAGTGACGATTTGAAGGAGTTTCAGTCATtggagaaacaaaagaaagtGTTGGAGTACAATATATTCGATAGAGAGTTTAACGAATTGAATGAGTCAATTAGTGAGTTAGAGGAAAgacatcaacaattgatgactGGTTCTCAAAAggatttgaatgaaatggaacaaagagaaaaattgtGTCTGCAGTTGCAAACATCAATAAATGAGTTGAAAGTATCTTTGAGGGTCTTGTCTTTGGAGAAGGAGCAAACTGATTTAGATTGtaatcaaatgttgaagCATATTGCCGAAAAGGAGATAAAAGTCAATGAGTTGAAGGCCAAATTGGACACAGTAGATGACAAGTCTACTGACCTCGATGAGCAAATAGAAACCCACAAATTgcaaatcaaacaacaattagATTTGATTGCCAAAGATAAGCCTCAGTTGATTGAGATGCAAAAACGCGAGTCAGagttgaaacaacaattgtcTGAGCTACactcaaaacaaagagCTCTTTACTCCAAACAAAATAGATTTCTGAAGTTCGAAAACAAGGAGAAGCGTGACTCATGGTTGACTACTGAGATTtccaagttgaaaaaacagGTTAAAGAGAAAGAGCAGGATGtaaaacaaatttcaaatgagcTTAAATCTAAAACAAGTGATGGAGACAGTTGCTTAGAGAGGATCCATAAATTGGAGTCGCTTTTGCAGGACGAGAACCACAGTGTTCAAATCACATCCTTAAAGAATAGCATTCAATCActaaagttgaagataaaTCAATGCGTTGACCAGAGAAAGAGTTTGTGGAGAGATGAAATCCGTTTAAAGAGTGTTTTTGACTCGGTGActaatgatttcaataatgcTTCTGATCTTGTTAATCGAACCATGGACCGTGCTCAAGCTCAAGGGATCGCGGCTGTTAAATGGATTGccaaaaagttgaatcTTGAGAAAAATGTTTATGGAACTGTTGCAGAATTGTTTCATGTGAATGACAAATACAAAGTTGCCACTGAGGTCATTGCAGGAACGTCGTTGTTtcatgttgttgttgacacTGATGCCACTGCTGCATTGcttattgaagaattgattagAACCAAAGCTGGTAGGGTGACCTTTGTACCTTTGAATCGAATTGAGAATACACTGGTGTCGGAATACCCTGATTCACAAGAGAATCAATGTTTGCCATTGATCTCCAAACTCAAGTACAATAATGAAACTGTTGGTAAAGCAATAAACCAGATCTTTGGAAAGGCATTGGTGGTTAATGAATTACAACGAGGAGCAGAACTTTCTCGAAAGTTTAAATTGACGTGTATTACCTTGGATGGTGATAGAGTTGATACCAAGGGAGTTTTGTCTGGTGGTTATCGCGATTATAAAACATCAAGGATTGATGCAATGAAGTTGCAAACGAAAAAGAGAAATGAGTTGACCAAGACCGAAGCCGAAATGAATAAGGTAAGTCAAGAGATTTccaatatcaatcaagaaatgaCCAACTTGAATAACGAATTGCAGTTGAACATTCGCgatttggataaattggaAGGTGCTAAGGAGCCACTTGAGATCGAATTGTCACAGTTGAAGGCAAAGAAGTTTAACATAGATGAGGAAATATCagtattgaaatcaaatttggaatcattACAATCGGCAAAGAATATTTTGAGTActaatttgaaacaatttgaaaaagaattgaattctGATTTTACTCAATCATTGAGCAAGGAGGAGGTTGGACAATTAGAGCTATATAATCTGAAGCTTGCCGAAATTGAACgtgaattggatgatgttGTAACATCAgcattggaattggataCCAGAATCAGTGGATTGGAGAATGATGCTGAGAGTTTAAAATTGAGCATGAATTTATTAATTCAAGAAAAGCAATCCCTTGGAGATAAATTATTCTTACAACAAGAATACGACGGGCTTAACCAAGAATTGGAATCCTTGCAAATGCAACTCGATACTGCCCAATCACGTAATGACCAAGTTAGCGAAAATTATGATCAAATAATAGAAGAGGTTAACGAGAATGAAAAGAGTTTAGAAAGAGCCAATGAACAACAAATTGCCacattgaaaaactttgaaaaattctcCAAATCAGCtacaaagttgttgaatcaaaaacTGATCAAAGAACAAACTAGAGATGAAGTGAATAAGAAAATTAGAGAATTGGGAATGCTACCTGAAGAAGCATTTCAACCAGAGAAGTTTGACAGATTTAATTCCAATGATTTAGttactcaattgaataaagtgaatgatcaattgacaaagtaTTCACATATTAATAAAAAAGCCATGGAACAATATAACCAATTTACAAAGCAACGAGATGAGCTAAATTCAAGAAaggaagaattggatgaatcaaagaaatcaattgaagaattgattgccaacttacaacaacaaaaaaaggaaGCTATAATGAATAGTTTCAAACAAGTTGCTAAAGCATTTCATGAAATCTTTGAGAAATTGGTTCCCCAGGGGGTTGGATATTTGGAATTACAGAAGAAAAGCCTTAGTGATACACAGACTCAAACACAACACCAAAATGAAGATGGGGAGGAAGAAGGTGAAGATGATTCCATAGATAACTACACTGGTGTATCCATCTCAGTATCATTCAATTCGAAAAACGATGAgcaacaaaaaattgagcAGTTGTCGGGTGGACAAAAATCTCTATGTGCAATCGCCCTTATTTTTGCCATTCAACATTGTGATCCAGCTCCATTTTActtatttgatgaaattgattctAATTTAGATACGCAATATCGTACCTCGGTGGcatcattaatcaaatcGCTTAGTGCTGATGCTCAATTTATATGTACTACGTTTCGATCAGAATTGTTGTCACTAGCAGGAAACAAGTTTTATGGAGTTGTGTTTAATAATAAAGTTAGTAGTATTGTGGGTATTGACAAGGAAGATGCTatgaattttgttgaagggCAGGTGAATAACTAA
- a CDS encoding Adh4 protein → MSVSLAPQHQIKGQTAIITGGTKNLGAETAKELAKLGTNLFLHYRSNPEEAKKFQAELTKQYSDIKVEIHQGDLKTAQDLTNLFKAAKTAFPKGIDIAINNVGQVIKKPLTEFTEEEFDSLDLKNNKVAFFFIKEAGLNLNDNGRIVSLTTSLLAAYTEYYGGYQGTKAGVEFYSKAASKELHSRGITSNCVSPGPMETPFLINSEQKESVEFFKTVGLHGKLTQTGDIVPIIRFLVTEGTWITGQNIFASGGFTAR, encoded by the coding sequence ATGTCTGTCTCATTAGCTCCACAACATCAAATCAAAGGTCAAACTGCAATTATTACCGGTGGCACCAAGAACTTGGGTGCCGAAACCGCCAAAGAATTGGCAAAACTAGGTACCAACTTGTTCTTACACTATAGATCCAACCCAGAAGAAGCTAAGAAATTCCAAGCTGAATTGACTAAACAATATAGTGACATTAAAGTTGAGATTCACCAGGGAGATTTAAAAACTGCTCAAGATTTAaccaatttattcaagGCTGCCAAAACCGCGTTCCCCAAGGGTATTGATATTGCTATTAACAATGTTGGACAAGTTATTAAGAAACCATTGACTGAATTcacagaagaagaatttgattccttggatttgaagaatAATAAAGTTgcctttttctttattaaAGAAGCtggtttgaatttgaatgataatGGTAGAATTGTATCACTAACCACTTCACTATTAGCTGCATATACAGAATACTATGGGGGCTATCAAGGTACCAAAGCTGGAGTTGAATTCTATTCTAAAGCAGCATCAAAGGAGTTGCATTCAAGAGGTATTACTTCAAATTGTGTTAGCCCTGGACCAATGGAAACtccatttttgatcaattccGAACAAAAGGAAagtgttgaatttttcaagacTGTTGGGTTACATGGTAAATTGACTCAAACTGGTGACATTGTTCCTATTATTCGGTTTTTGGTTACTGAAGGGACTTGGATTACTGGACAAAATATCTTTGCTTCGGGTGGTTTCACTGCTCGTTAG
- a CDS encoding Ses1 seryl-tRNA synthetase, whose translation MLDINAFIVEKGGDPEKIKTSQKKRGASVELVDEIISDYKDWVKIRFDLDEQNKKLNAVQKQIGQKFKAKEDPAELLKEKDQLTEEKKQLIEREANTDKELRNKVNQVGNLVHESVVDSMDEANNELIKTWVPEGYKEPAQVAAGSNAPANLSHHEVLLRLDGYDPERGVRIVGHRGYFLRNYGVFLNQALINYGLSFLSKKGYVPLQAPVMMNKEVMAKTAQLSQFDEELYKVIDGEDEKYLIATSEQPISAYHAGEWFEKPQEQLPIRYAGYSSCFRREAGSHGKDAWGIFRVHAFEKIEQFVLTEPEKSWEEFDRMIGASEEFYQSLGLPYRVVGIVSGELNNAAAKKYDLEAWFPFQKEYKELVSCSNCTDYQSRNLEIRCGIKQQNQTEKKYVHCLNSTLSATERTVCCILENYQREDGLVVPEVLRRYIPGEPEFIPYVKELPKNSTSQKRK comes from the coding sequence ATGTTGGACATTAACGcattcattgttgaaaaaggagGAGATCCAGAAAAGATCAAGACCtcacaaaagaaaagaggtGCATCTGTAGAattagttgatgaaattattaGTGACTACAAGGATTGGGTCAAAATTAGATTTGATTTAGATGAGCAAAATAAGAAATTAAACGCagttcaaaaacaaattggtcaaaaaTTCAAAGCTAAGGAAGATCCAGCTGAGTTACTTAAGGAGAAAGATCAATTGactgaagaaaagaaacaacttATAGAGCGTGAAGCTAATACTGATAAAGAATTGAGAAATAAAGTTAATCAGGTGGGAAATTTAGTTCATGAAtcagttgttgattcaatggaTGAAGCCAACAATGAATTAATCAAGACTTGGGTGCCTGAAGGATATAAGGAACCAGCACAAGTTGCTGCTGGATCTAATGCACCAGCTAATTTATCTCACCATGAAGTATTGTTACGTTTAGATGGATATGATCCAGAAAGAGGAGTTAGAATTGTTGGACATAGAGGGTACTTTTTAAGAAACTATGGTGTCTTCCTCAACCAAGCATTGATCAACTACGGTCTTTCATTCTTGTCCAAAAAGGGTTATGTTCCATTACAAGCACCAGTAATGATGAATAAGGAAGTTATGGCCAAAACCGCCCAATTATCCCAATTCGATGAAGAACTTTATAAAGTTATTGATGgagaagatgaaaaatatCTTATTGCCACTTCTGAACAACCAATTAGTGCCTATCATGCCGGAGAATGGTTTGAAAAACCTCAAGAACAATTACCTATTAGATATGCTGGTTATTCATCATGTTTCAGAAGAGAAGCTGGATCACATGGTAAAGATGCATGGGGTATTTTCCGTGTTCatgcatttgaaaaaattgagcaaTTTGTATTAACTGAACCTGAAAAGTCTTGGGAAGAATTTGATAGAATGATTGGTGCATCAGAGGAATTTTATCAATCTTTGGGTTTACCATATAgagttgttggtattgtttCAGGAGAATTAAACAACGCTGCTGCTAAAAAATACGATTTAGAAGCATGGTTCCCattccaaaaagaatataaGGAATTAGTTTCATGTTCCAATTGTACTgattatcaatcaagaaatttggaaatcaGATGTGGtattaaacaacaaaaccaaacagaaaagaaatatgtTCATTGTCTTAATTCAACTTTAAGTGCAACTGAAAGAACAGTTTGTTgtattttggaaaattaTCAACGTGAAGATGGGTTGGTTGTTCCTGAAGTATTAAGAAGATATATTCCTGGTGAACCTGAATTTATTCCTTATGTTAAAGAATTGCCAAAGAATTCAACTTctcaaaaaagaaagtaa